A region from the Peromyscus leucopus breed LL Stock chromosome 9, UCI_PerLeu_2.1, whole genome shotgun sequence genome encodes:
- the Tmem254 gene encoding transmembrane protein 254 isoform X1, whose product MVVAKSEARRDTTVYFRTARPWPSLVTALGLGYFTWVVFWPQSLPYQSLGPLGPFTKYLVDHHHTLLRNGYWLAWLIHVGESLYAMVLCKHKGITDGQARLLWFLQTFLFGIASLSILIAYRPKRSKHT is encoded by the exons ATGGTGGTGGCGAAGTCGGAGGCTCGTCGGGACACCACTGTATACTTCCGTACAGCCAGACCCTGGCCCTCGCTGGTCACTGCCCTGGGGCTAGGATACTTCACG TGGGtcgtcttctggcctcagagtcTCCCTTATCAGAGCCTTGGGCCCCTGGGTCCCTTTACAAAGTACTTGGTGGACCACCATCACACCCTCCTAAGAAATGG atatTGGCTTGCGTGGCTAATTCATGTGGGAGAGTCCTTATATGCCATGGTATTATGCAA GCATAAAGGGATCACAGATGGCCAGGCCCGGCTCCTCTGGTTCCTCCAGACTTTCCTCTTTGGCATAGCTTCTCTTTCCATCCTGATTGCTTACAGACCAAAGCGCTCAAAACACACTTAA
- the Tmem254 gene encoding transmembrane protein 254 isoform X2, translated as MATATGAGYFQRGSLFWFTVIIVSFSYYTWVVFWPQSLPYQSLGPLGPFTKYLVDHHHTLLRNGYWLAWLIHVGESLYAMVLCKHKGITDGQARLLWFLQTFLFGIASLSILIAYRPKRSKHT; from the exons ATGGCGACAGCCACAGGTGCAGGCTATTTCCAGAGGGGCAGCCTGTTCTGGTTCACAGTCATCATCGTCTCCTTCAGCTACTACACG TGGGtcgtcttctggcctcagagtcTCCCTTATCAGAGCCTTGGGCCCCTGGGTCCCTTTACAAAGTACTTGGTGGACCACCATCACACCCTCCTAAGAAATGG atatTGGCTTGCGTGGCTAATTCATGTGGGAGAGTCCTTATATGCCATGGTATTATGCAA GCATAAAGGGATCACAGATGGCCAGGCCCGGCTCCTCTGGTTCCTCCAGACTTTCCTCTTTGGCATAGCTTCTCTTTCCATCCTGATTGCTTACAGACCAAAGCGCTCAAAACACACTTAA
- the Tmem254 gene encoding transmembrane protein 254 isoform X3 yields MHRHGPRRRTACQNSAWETGSPGSPGVDQGGKRFLPYNSVFRALTMVVAKSEARRDTTVYFRTARPWPSLVTALGLGYFTILACVANSCGRVLICHGIMQA; encoded by the exons ATGCACAGACACGGGCCGCGCAGGCGCACTGCCTGCCAGAACTCAGCCTGGGAAACCGGCTCGCCAGGCTCGCCCGGTGTGGACCAGGGTGGGAAGCGGTTCTTGCCCTACAACTCAGTGTTCAGGGCTCTCACGATGGTGGTGGCGAAGTCGGAGGCTCGTCGGGACACCACTGTATACTTCCGTACAGCCAGACCCTGGCCCTCGCTGGTCACTGCCCTGGGGCTAGGATACTTCACG atatTGGCTTGCGTGGCTAATTCATGTGGGAGAGTCCTTATATGCCATGGTATTATGCAA GCATAA